A DNA window from Halomicrobium mukohataei DSM 12286 contains the following coding sequences:
- a CDS encoding adenosylcobalamin-dependent ribonucleoside-diphosphate reductase: MSDAGAGADEVQLPIKRTTGDTLEDRLTGNAYHNILPARYLRKDADGELIEQQEDLFDRVGKNVALAEAVFEADKRGVDVTVTPDQLKPDHPRRDELAGEVFGKGTTVGDDAETELSVYNVNKFAYDTVVPELPDELRDHVENVAGEFQDAMENLSFMPNSPTLMNAGDELQQLSACFVDSPDDDIDDIHQTAKEAAQVFQSGGGMGYAFWQLRPYGDQVGSTGGIASGPITFMRTYDQMCETIAQGGARRGAQMGVMRVSHPDVIQFIHAKNKDVSLAETLRLNDPDDFTHNSFAEALEEARELIDEDGKVPKHLRNAVEGHLSNFNISVGITDDFMDALEAGEEFTFTNPRTNEPHVATEETQELYEMFDLGEYVEAGEVLSIPAEKLWERIIGGAHENGEPGVIYLERVNKQHSFDVEEHPDHRILATNPCGEQPLEEYEACNLGHINLSTLADQDAPDWRVWSDAHADEYDALEDAVDAFLDDALDNEEFQRRIELGTRFLENVVTMSDFPVEKIEEKVREMRKIGLGIMGLAQLYIQLGVKYGSEEGDEIARQIMRQINHGSKWASHELAEDRGTFDEWDNSKYADPTAYREWFESQTGLDADEWAEGFPIRNHNTTTIAPTGTTSMVGNTTGGCEPIYNVAYYKNVSDDVQGDEMLVEFDDYFLRVLEENGIDVDAVKEEAQEQMADNAFDGVDGLTTVPDAIGELFVTTGDLTPKEHAGIQCACQQGVDSAISKTVNAPNDSTLEDAREVFEYIYEHGGKGVTYYRDGTRSKQVLTTRAQNAEFADMDEGEIVAQIEEVFDGIEGFLEHEAVQEALDQQVESLLEVADGEQPETSPFAEKQSRPDVLHGVTQRIDTGYGKLYVNINEDPERERPFELFANIGNSGGFTASFTEALAKTISTALRSGVDPKEIADELQGIRSPKVAWDKGEQIQSIPDAIGTAMRRYLDDEIDKAYPDQATLEQTAEDEAGSADPNVPETDGGAVTADSSATDAAGTEPSSPGEATDADQQELIDAGENPECPECSSLSLYYSEGCKTCESCGWSEC; this comes from the coding sequence ATGAGCGACGCAGGTGCAGGTGCCGACGAGGTACAGCTGCCGATCAAGCGGACGACCGGCGACACGCTCGAAGACCGACTCACTGGCAACGCCTACCACAACATTCTGCCCGCCCGCTATCTCCGCAAGGACGCCGACGGCGAACTGATCGAACAGCAAGAGGATCTGTTCGATCGGGTCGGGAAGAACGTCGCCCTGGCCGAAGCCGTCTTCGAAGCCGACAAACGGGGCGTCGACGTGACGGTCACCCCGGACCAGCTCAAACCCGATCACCCGCGGCGTGACGAACTCGCCGGGGAAGTGTTCGGCAAGGGAACCACCGTCGGCGACGACGCCGAGACCGAGCTGTCGGTGTACAACGTCAACAAGTTCGCGTACGACACCGTCGTCCCCGAACTGCCCGACGAGCTACGAGACCACGTCGAGAACGTGGCCGGCGAGTTCCAGGACGCGATGGAGAACCTGTCGTTCATGCCGAACTCGCCGACGCTGATGAACGCCGGTGACGAACTCCAGCAGCTCTCGGCCTGTTTCGTCGACTCGCCCGACGACGACATCGACGACATCCACCAGACCGCCAAGGAGGCCGCACAGGTCTTCCAGTCGGGCGGTGGCATGGGATACGCCTTCTGGCAACTGCGGCCGTACGGCGATCAGGTCGGCTCGACCGGCGGCATCGCCTCTGGCCCAATCACGTTCATGCGCACCTACGACCAGATGTGCGAGACGATCGCACAGGGTGGTGCCCGCCGTGGCGCTCAGATGGGCGTCATGCGCGTCTCGCACCCGGACGTCATCCAGTTCATCCACGCCAAGAACAAGGACGTCTCGCTGGCCGAGACCCTGCGACTGAACGACCCCGACGACTTCACGCACAACTCCTTCGCCGAGGCCCTGGAGGAGGCCCGCGAACTCATCGACGAGGACGGCAAAGTCCCGAAGCACCTCCGCAACGCCGTCGAGGGTCACCTCTCGAACTTCAACATCTCCGTCGGCATCACCGACGACTTCATGGACGCACTGGAGGCCGGCGAGGAGTTCACCTTCACCAACCCGCGGACGAACGAGCCCCACGTCGCCACCGAGGAGACCCAGGAACTGTACGAGATGTTCGACCTCGGCGAGTACGTCGAGGCCGGCGAAGTGCTGTCGATCCCCGCAGAGAAGCTCTGGGAGCGCATCATCGGCGGCGCACACGAGAACGGCGAACCGGGCGTGATCTATCTCGAACGCGTCAACAAGCAACACTCCTTCGACGTGGAGGAACACCCCGACCACCGCATCCTCGCGACGAATCCCTGCGGCGAACAGCCCTTGGAGGAGTACGAGGCCTGTAACCTCGGGCACATCAACCTCTCGACGCTGGCCGACCAGGACGCCCCGGACTGGCGTGTCTGGTCCGACGCCCACGCCGACGAGTACGATGCGCTCGAAGACGCCGTCGATGCCTTCCTCGACGACGCGCTGGACAACGAGGAGTTCCAGCGCCGCATCGAGTTGGGAACGCGCTTCCTCGAGAACGTCGTCACGATGTCGGACTTCCCGGTCGAGAAGATCGAGGAGAAGGTCCGAGAGATGCGCAAGATCGGGCTGGGCATCATGGGACTGGCCCAGCTGTACATCCAGCTCGGGGTCAAGTACGGCTCCGAGGAGGGCGACGAGATCGCCCGCCAGATCATGCGCCAGATCAACCACGGCTCGAAGTGGGCCAGCCACGAACTCGCCGAGGATCGGGGCACCTTCGACGAGTGGGACAACTCCAAGTACGCGGACCCGACGGCCTACCGGGAGTGGTTCGAGTCCCAGACCGGCCTCGACGCCGACGAGTGGGCCGAGGGCTTCCCGATCCGCAACCACAACACCACCACGATCGCGCCGACTGGCACCACCTCGATGGTGGGCAACACCACCGGCGGCTGTGAGCCGATTTACAACGTCGCCTACTACAAGAACGTCTCCGACGACGTGCAAGGCGACGAGATGCTCGTCGAGTTCGACGACTACTTCCTGCGCGTGCTGGAGGAGAACGGCATCGACGTCGATGCCGTCAAGGAGGAGGCCCAAGAGCAGATGGCCGACAACGCCTTCGACGGCGTCGACGGCCTGACGACGGTGCCCGACGCCATCGGCGAGCTGTTCGTCACGACCGGCGACCTCACGCCGAAAGAACACGCCGGCATCCAGTGTGCCTGCCAGCAGGGCGTCGACTCCGCGATCTCGAAGACGGTCAACGCGCCCAACGACTCCACGCTCGAGGACGCCCGGGAAGTGTTCGAGTACATCTACGAGCACGGCGGCAAGGGCGTCACCTACTACCGCGACGGCACCCGCAGCAAGCAAGTGCTGACGACGCGGGCCCAGAACGCCGAGTTCGCAGACATGGACGAGGGCGAGATCGTCGCCCAGATCGAGGAGGTCTTCGACGGCATCGAGGGCTTCCTCGAACACGAGGCCGTCCAGGAGGCACTCGATCAGCAGGTCGAGTCGCTGCTGGAAGTGGCCGACGGCGAGCAGCCCGAGACCAGCCCGTTCGCCGAGAAGCAGAGCCGACCGGACGTGCTCCACGGCGTCACCCAGCGCATCGACACCGGCTACGGGAAGCTGTACGTCAACATCAACGAGGACCCCGAGCGGGAACGGCCCTTCGAGCTGTTCGCCAACATCGGGAACTCCGGCGGCTTTACGGCCTCCTTCACCGAGGCCCTGGCCAAGACCATCTCGACGGCGCTCCGTTCGGGCGTCGATCCCAAGGAGATCGCAGACGAACTGCAGGGCATCCGCTCGCCCAAGGTCGCCTGGGACAAGGGCGAACAGATCCAGTCGATCCCCGACGCCATCGGCACGGCGATGCGTCGCTATCTCGACGACGAAATCGACAAGGCGTACCCGGACCAGGCCACGCTCGAACAGACCGCCGAAGACGAGGCGGGCAGTGCGGATCCGAACGTGCCCGAGACCGACGGCGGTGCCGTCACCGCCGACAGTTCGGCCACGGACGCGGCGGGCACAGAACCGTCGTCGCCGGGCGAGGCCACCGACGCCGACCAGCAGGAACTGATCGACGCGGGCGAGAATCCGGAGTGTCCGGAGTGTAGCTCGCTGTCGCTGTACTACTCCGAAGGCTGCAAGACCTGCGAGTCCTGTGGCTGGTCGGAGTGCTGA
- a CDS encoding phosphoribosylanthranilate isomerase — protein MTRVKVCGITRREDREAVVAAGADAIGVINGVSVDTPREVDDETAAALVAGVPPLVTSVLVTMPEAVQSVARRVETVQPDVVQVHDGLTPTQLGALRRRVDAQLVAVVDAEHAEIEAYADAADALLVDSVDAEGGGGTGETHDWDRTREIVDTLDAPVVLAGGLTPKNVGDAVGTVRPFGVDVASGVEAEGGVKDHDAVRAFVQQAKRADAAAVEAGR, from the coding sequence ATGACGCGGGTCAAGGTCTGTGGAATCACTCGTCGCGAGGACCGCGAGGCCGTCGTCGCCGCGGGCGCAGACGCGATTGGTGTCATCAACGGCGTCAGCGTGGACACGCCCCGCGAGGTCGACGACGAGACCGCGGCCGCGCTCGTGGCCGGCGTGCCACCGCTCGTGACGAGCGTGCTGGTGACGATGCCCGAGGCCGTCCAGTCCGTAGCCCGCCGCGTCGAGACCGTCCAGCCAGACGTGGTGCAGGTCCACGACGGGTTGACTCCGACACAGCTGGGCGCGCTCCGACGGCGCGTCGACGCGCAGCTGGTGGCCGTCGTCGACGCCGAACACGCCGAGATCGAGGCGTACGCCGACGCCGCGGACGCCCTCCTCGTGGACTCGGTCGACGCCGAGGGCGGCGGCGGCACCGGCGAGACCCACGACTGGGATCGGACGCGCGAGATCGTCGACACGCTGGACGCGCCGGTCGTCCTCGCGGGGGGACTCACCCCCAAGAACGTGGGCGACGCCGTCGGGACGGTCCGGCCGTTCGGCGTCGACGTGGCCTCCGGAGTGGAGGCCGAAGGCGGCGTCAAGGACCACGACGCCGTCCGGGCGTTCGTCCAGCAGGCGAAGCGCGCCGACGCCGCGGCCGTGGAGGCGGGACGGTGA
- the trpE gene encoding anthranilate synthase component I — MTLDIDRETFVDRATADGPVSVRAVAELSADVEPLAAYAALTGRTADGAPGKGGHTFLLESAEKVASSDPDGAFAPATDDRHARYSFVGYDADAVITVDDETSVEVFDDRIADLVTTDGGDVLDDLRAAMPDVELRGFPDHDRQHLDGGLVGFLAYDAVYDLWLDEVGLDRPDSRFPDAQFALTTTTLRFDHVEETAALVFTPIVRPGEDPRARYDALLDEVERVEAVLDGATDLETGSFVPAHEEAGPRDEYEDAVEHAKESVLSGDIYQGVISRKRELYGEMDPLALYESLRAVNPSPYMYLLDYDGLSIVGASPETLVSVADDRIVSNPIAGTCPRGTSPVEDRRLAGEMLADDKERAEHTMLVDLARNDVRRVAEPGSVRVEEFMNVLKYSHVQHIESTVTGTLDEGADAFDAARATFPAGTLSGAPKIRAMEIIDELERSPRGVYGGGVGYFSWTGDTDFAIVIRSATVEDCDTPAGVDGDRTQRTTVQAGAGIVADSVPGSEYEETENKMGGVLDAVERIRAPAADANEEVSR, encoded by the coding sequence GTGACCCTCGATATCGACCGCGAGACGTTCGTCGACCGAGCGACCGCCGACGGACCGGTCTCCGTGCGAGCGGTCGCGGAGCTGTCGGCCGACGTGGAGCCGCTGGCGGCCTACGCCGCGCTGACCGGCCGGACCGCGGACGGTGCCCCCGGCAAAGGCGGCCACACCTTCCTGCTCGAAAGCGCGGAGAAGGTCGCCTCCAGCGACCCAGACGGCGCGTTCGCACCGGCGACCGACGACCGCCACGCCCGCTACTCGTTCGTCGGCTACGACGCCGACGCGGTGATCACGGTCGACGACGAGACCAGCGTCGAGGTCTTCGACGACCGGATCGCCGACCTCGTGACGACCGACGGGGGCGACGTGTTAGACGATCTCCGGGCGGCCATGCCGGACGTGGAGCTGCGGGGCTTCCCGGACCACGATCGCCAACACCTCGACGGCGGCCTCGTCGGCTTCCTGGCCTACGACGCCGTCTACGACCTCTGGCTCGACGAGGTCGGACTCGACCGGCCGGACTCTCGCTTCCCCGACGCACAGTTCGCGCTGACGACGACGACGCTGCGCTTCGACCACGTCGAGGAGACGGCCGCGCTCGTGTTCACTCCGATCGTCCGACCCGGTGAGGATCCCCGCGCACGCTACGACGCGCTCCTCGACGAGGTCGAGCGGGTCGAGGCCGTCCTCGACGGAGCCACGGACCTCGAGACCGGCAGCTTCGTCCCCGCCCACGAAGAGGCCGGGCCGCGCGACGAGTACGAAGACGCCGTCGAGCACGCCAAGGAGTCCGTTCTCAGCGGCGACATCTACCAGGGCGTCATCTCGCGCAAGCGGGAACTGTACGGTGAGATGGACCCGCTGGCGCTGTACGAGTCGCTGCGGGCGGTCAACCCGTCGCCGTACATGTACCTGCTCGACTACGACGGGCTGAGCATCGTCGGCGCGAGCCCCGAGACGCTCGTCTCCGTGGCCGACGACCGGATCGTCTCGAATCCGATCGCGGGGACCTGTCCGCGCGGGACGAGTCCGGTCGAGGACCGCCGCCTCGCGGGCGAGATGCTCGCCGACGACAAGGAACGGGCCGAGCACACGATGCTGGTCGACCTCGCGCGCAACGACGTGCGTCGGGTCGCAGAGCCCGGGAGCGTCCGCGTCGAGGAGTTCATGAACGTCCTCAAGTACAGCCACGTCCAGCACATCGAATCGACCGTGACCGGCACGCTCGACGAGGGAGCGGACGCCTTCGACGCCGCGCGCGCCACGTTTCCGGCGGGGACGCTCTCGGGTGCGCCCAAGATCCGGGCCATGGAGATCATCGACGAACTGGAGCGGTCGCCACGCGGGGTCTACGGCGGCGGCGTCGGTTACTTCTCCTGGACCGGCGACACGGACTTCGCGATCGTGATCCGGTCGGCGACGGTCGAGGACTGTGATACCCCAGCAGGCGTCGATGGCGACCGGACCCAGCGCACGACCGTCCAGGCCGGTGCGGGAATCGTCGCCGACTCCGTTCCCGGGTCGGAGTACGAGGAGACCGAGAACAAGATGGGCGGCGTGCTAGACGCCGTAGAGCGCATCCGAGCACCCGCGGCCGACGCGAACGAGGAGGTGTCCCGATGA
- the trpG gene encoding anthranilate synthase component II produces MSGDEAAGDDRPLVLFIDNFDSFTYNLVEYVSEHADTEVLRNTATLAEVRAVDPDAIVISPGPGHPKNDRDVGVTMDVLREVSPEVPTLGVCLGLEAAVYEYGGTVGRAPEPIHGKAFPIDHDGQGVFAGLDQGFQAGRYHSLIADEVPDCFDVTATTGVATDDGTVELVMGVRHREYPIEAVQFHPESVLTAVGHDLIENFLDGL; encoded by the coding sequence ATGAGCGGCGACGAGGCGGCCGGCGACGACCGGCCGCTCGTGCTCTTTATCGACAACTTCGACTCCTTTACCTACAACCTCGTCGAGTACGTCTCGGAACACGCCGACACCGAGGTACTGCGCAACACCGCGACGCTCGCCGAGGTCCGGGCCGTCGATCCGGACGCCATCGTCATTTCCCCCGGTCCGGGCCACCCGAAGAACGACCGCGACGTGGGCGTCACGATGGACGTGCTACGAGAAGTCAGCCCCGAAGTCCCGACGCTCGGCGTCTGTCTGGGGCTGGAGGCCGCCGTCTACGAGTACGGCGGAACGGTCGGCCGCGCACCCGAACCGATCCACGGGAAGGCGTTCCCGATCGACCACGACGGCCAGGGCGTCTTCGCCGGACTCGATCAGGGGTTCCAGGCCGGTCGCTACCACTCGCTGATCGCCGACGAGGTGCCCGACTGCTTCGACGTGACGGCCACGACCGGCGTGGCGACCGACGACGGGACGGTCGAACTAGTGATGGGCGTCCGCCACCGCGAGTACCCCATCGAGGCGGTCCAGTTCCATCCCGAGTCGGTGCTGACCGCAGTCGGCCACGACCTCATCGAGAACTTTCTCGACGGCCTCTGA